The Flavobacterium faecale genome has a segment encoding these proteins:
- a CDS encoding MerR family transcriptional regulator, translated as MHIELSKDKRYYSIGEIAKAFNVNASLIRFWDSEFDILKPKKNAKGNRMFTPEDVTNLQLIYHLVKERGFTLEGAKTHLKEGQKKTLDKYDIIRKLESIKVQLTNIKNEI; from the coding sequence ATGCACATAGAGCTTTCTAAAGATAAAAGGTATTACAGTATTGGTGAGATTGCCAAGGCTTTTAATGTGAACGCTTCGCTGATTCGGTTTTGGGACAGTGAATTTGATATTTTAAAACCAAAGAAAAACGCCAAAGGAAATCGTATGTTTACGCCGGAGGATGTGACCAATTTGCAATTAATTTATCACTTGGTAAAAGAAAGAGGCTTTACCCTTGAAGGCGCCAAAACACATTTGAAAGAAGGACAAAAGAAAACCTTGGATAAATATGATATTATTCGAAAGCTTGAAAGCATAAAAGTGCAGTTGACGAATATTAAGAACGAAATTTAG
- a CDS encoding M23 family metallopeptidase, whose product MAKVKYYYDSENLAYRKIKTKKRHKFAYLVLFLVASALFGFVCFVALLNTPYFDTPKDRLMARQIENLKLNYEVLDKRIEELSTVTAAIEDRDNNLYRTYFNISPIATEERKAIVKDPNRYAELQGYDNTKLVATTTEKVDILSKELAVQSKSLDAILKMAKEKNKFLSAIPAIQPVRNENLKRMASGFGYRTDPFTKARKMHEGMDFTAQTGTPIYATGDGVVAQADATASGYGNHVVIRHGYGYETLYTHMSKYNCRAGQRVKRGDVIGFVGSTGRSEAPHLHYEVHKEGKVANPLNFYYGNISAVEYIAISQIANQENQSLD is encoded by the coding sequence ATGGCGAAAGTAAAATATTATTACGATTCTGAAAATCTGGCCTATCGGAAGATTAAAACCAAGAAAAGACACAAATTTGCCTATTTAGTGTTGTTTTTGGTAGCATCTGCCCTATTTGGTTTTGTCTGTTTTGTAGCTTTATTGAATACTCCTTATTTTGACACTCCAAAAGATCGGTTGATGGCCAGACAGATTGAGAATCTAAAACTAAATTACGAGGTTTTGGATAAGAGAATTGAAGAACTCTCGACGGTAACAGCAGCAATTGAAGATCGAGATAATAATTTGTATCGAACGTATTTTAACATTTCGCCTATTGCAACCGAGGAACGAAAAGCGATAGTTAAAGATCCCAACCGCTATGCCGAGTTGCAAGGGTACGATAATACCAAACTGGTGGCAACGACAACAGAGAAAGTAGATATTTTGTCCAAAGAATTGGCTGTTCAATCAAAATCATTGGACGCTATTTTGAAAATGGCCAAGGAGAAAAATAAATTCTTATCTGCCATTCCTGCCATTCAGCCAGTACGAAATGAAAATTTGAAACGAATGGCGTCAGGTTTTGGATACCGAACCGATCCGTTTACAAAAGCACGAAAAATGCATGAAGGCATGGATTTTACGGCACAAACTGGAACGCCGATTTATGCAACGGGCGACGGCGTAGTGGCACAGGCAGATGCCACGGCTTCGGGCTATGGCAACCATGTAGTGATTAGGCACGGTTATGGATACGAGACTTTGTATACACATATGAGCAAGTATAATTGCCGCGCAGGACAACGTGTAAAACGGGGTGACGTAATTGGTTTTGTGGGTAGCACCGGAAGATCGGAAGCGCCACATTTGCATTATGAAGTTCATAAGGAAGGTAAAGTAGCCAACCCACTGAATTTTTATTACGGTAATATATCTGCTGTAGAATATATTGCGATTTCGCAAATTGCAAATCAAGAGAATCAGTCGCTTGATTAA
- a CDS encoding LemA family protein codes for MDFKKFLPWIIIAVVVFAGYSWVKGINNTAVTLGQDVEQSWGDVQTAYQRRNDLIGNLVNTVKGAADFEKSTLTAVIEARAKATQTTIDPTNITPEQLAAFNSAQSGVSSSLSRLLVTVEKYPDLKANENFLKLQDELASTENQILTARTRFNEAAKPYNVHIKTFPNSLFAGMFGFKEKAYFNAVEGADKPVEVKF; via the coding sequence ATGGATTTTAAAAAATTTTTACCTTGGATTATTATTGCTGTAGTGGTATTTGCTGGTTATAGCTGGGTTAAAGGAATTAACAATACGGCAGTGACTTTGGGTCAAGACGTAGAACAATCTTGGGGAGATGTGCAAACGGCTTACCAACGTCGTAATGACCTTATTGGAAACTTAGTAAACACAGTAAAAGGTGCTGCTGATTTTGAAAAAAGCACATTGACAGCTGTTATTGAGGCTCGTGCAAAAGCAACGCAAACAACTATCGATCCTACAAACATTACACCAGAGCAATTGGCTGCTTTTAATTCTGCTCAATCTGGAGTAAGTAGCTCTTTGTCTCGTTTATTGGTAACTGTAGAAAAATATCCTGACTTGAAAGCAAATGAAAACTTCTTGAAATTACAAGACGAATTGGCAAGTACTGAAAATCAAATTTTGACGGCTCGTACTCGTTTTAACGAAGCTGCTAAACCTTATAATGTACATATCAAAACTTTCCCAAATTCATTATTTGCAGGTATGTTTGGTTTCAAAGAAAAAGCTTATTTCAACGCTGTTGAAGGTGCTGATAAACCGGTAGAAGTAAAATTCTAA